In the Salvia splendens isolate huo1 chromosome 16, SspV2, whole genome shotgun sequence genome, AGCAAGATAGTCTAAATCAAGTACTCAGACAATAAGCAACTAGCACATCACTCAAAAGAAAAAAGTGAAGAAGCCATTGGAGGTTGACTTCTTtcctatacactaaaaaatgATAATGGTTTAGAATATAGTTAGGAAAAAGGAACCCTGATTCAGAAAATGAGCCACCCAAATATGCAGAAATAACAATTTTAATAAAGAAAATCTGGCACTATTTGTGGAAAGAAAAAAGGACAGCACTCACTTGCGGAAACTGGTAATTGATAGTGCTAGCAAGTCTAAGCCCCTCGGCCCATTCATTATATGTTGGGCTGCCAATCACAGAACATATCTTGTAGATCTCATCCGCCTCACTGCATAAAAACATAATAAGAACGTCAACATTAATTTAGataaagataactaaatatggAAGCATGTTTGTTAGCAAGGGTGGAGCACTAGTAGTACTGTGACAAAATTATCAGTTAAGTGCAGTATGATAATGAACAAATAAGCACTGCAAGAATATAAATATCAAGCAAAGCAAGGAAAAAAGTTTTAGGTTAATATTACCTACTTCAGAATTAGTTTAACTAGAATCAAGATATAAAACTCCTATAAAGAAAGTTAGTTATACCTTGTGCCAGGAAACAGAGGACGGAGTGTGAATAACTCAGCCATGATTGCACCCATTGCCCACATGTCTGAGAGAAGAAACTATTATCATCACTAGGAAAATAATGCAGGGAAAACTAAATTAGGAAATTGGGGAGCTTCCCAGTGTCAACATCTACTCACCAACCGGAGGACCATATACTGATGACCGGAGCAGGACTTCAGGGGCTCGATACCTGCAAACCATAAAACTGAGTATGCAAAAAAGACATTGTAGTGAAACCAAATAGAAGTATACCACTAACCAGCGTGTTGAGACATAGTCAGTGAATGGAGGCAGAGAATTAATCTCGCGAGCAAGGCCGAAATCAGCAACCTTGATGACATCCTTCGATACTAGCAGGTTCTCTAAAAGTCATTGTTAAAACATCTTACGTTAACACAAGATATGGATCAAAAGAATGGGAAAAGATGTGAGACTTTAGTAGCAACACTGCCAACACAAAAGTCTTGGAATAAACATCCAGGTTTCCAGCCAAACCTAGGAAGAAGTTACTTGACTAGCATAGATATAGCTAAAAGGTGATAATCCTTGAATTTAAAGAAGTCCATCAGTGGATCATTAAATAAACATCTAGGATCATCGCTTGAATCATTAGGAAACAGATAGGTAAGAACCTGGTTTGAGGTCACGATGGAAGAATCCTCTTTGGTGTACGGATGCAAGACCTTGAAACACTTGGAAGCACCAGTTTCTCACTTCTACTTCAGAGAAAAGTTTTGATCTGTCCTTCATAAGCTGGTAAAGATTGAATTCCTGAAAGTgcaaatcaaaatataaatgaataGGCCCATAAAGATTCTAAAAAGCAAACAGAAGCTACGCAAGAGATGGCATACCATGTACTCAAAGACAAAGTACAACACATCATTCTCCCTTATCACTTCCTTCAGCTTCACTATATTTGGATGGTTCATTTTCTTCAGTGACTGGCAGGAACAAACACGTCAGTTGTTCTTCATAATAAAGGTATTCCAAAAcatcaagaagaaaatgaaatggcTGCCACCTTGACTTCTCTCAGATTTATGCATTCTTCCCATGAATAatatttcttcttcattttttttatcgcAACCTGACAATGCACTTGATCAGGTACTAATCAATTTAAATTACTTGTGGATACTGGTTCCAACAGTGTGAGGAACAAGGTTCATCCTTGGAATAGACTATTTTAAGCGAAAATGAATCCTACCACTTCACCAGACTGCTTGCTTAGAGCTCTCCAAACACTTCCAAAAGAACCATTACCAACTTCTTTTATGATGCTGAATCTGCATAAATGGTAGTGTTAAGTCAATCATAAGTTTGAAACTATATGCAtacatacaaaattgaaaaaccCATACCTTTCCATTGTAGACTTTTTAACAGCAAAGAAAGCACTATATGTATAATATGCTAAATAATTGCAGATAGTCTCTAGACATCCTTGTAGCAATCCACCATAACTCTTCAGCTTCACTGCAGAATGTGACTATGATGGATGAGCTTCAAAGCTTTATTTTATGAAGTACGCTAAATCAAATATCCTGAAACGAAGACAACGCAGAAATGGCAGTGTTCAGAATACTGTAGAATATCTTCATAACAGTAGAAACTGACGCATTATTTTGGAAGTACCTACAGCTATCAGTCGAGCACATGGTGAAGCTAAGTTTCCAGACATTGTAATGTAGAATTTGATACAAATCCGTCAACCAAAACTTGCCACTGTCAATAGGCCATCAAATGCAAGTTGAAAGATGCCCTTATTACTACCAAAAAGCTACCTAATACTCTATAGCCAAAATAAATCCTACCAACACCTGCAAATTCAGacaatgaaaaaaaagagtGCAAGTGATTATTTTCAAAACAATCCCAAGAACACAAAACATTAAAAGGAATAGAGAGTACCTTTAGGTCTGCTCCGTAAGGATCTCAAATGGAGCAATAGCAGAATTGCACAAGAAAACTAATCGCGGAGCTGAATCAGCCGCAATTCACACATACAAGTGCACTAAAGAACATCTAGTAGAAGAAAAATGCTTCAGCCTCATGTACTGAGCATTTACAAAAAGCTGTTGCCTAAGTGCAATTGACAAAAGAAACAGGAAGAAAATCTCCACGGATGACAAAATGCCattcaagatattcctggaatGGAAGACCACGGAGCTGGTAGCAATCTGACCAGACGAAAATTTGCTCCATGTCCTAGATAATGATAATTCCTTTGTCTCGTAATTTAACAGAACCTGCTAGCATTGAGGAAAGGTAGAAACAAGATTTCAGTTATATTATACAGGGCAACTTACTTCCAGAACATGAATGCAAATTAAAttatgctccctccgtcccccaaagtttgtcccattttaccattttcgcccgtcccacaaagtttgtcccacTTGGAatcttaccaaaaatagaaattaaataCACCCTCAATCTCCTCAATGTgggacccttattccactacacaccttcatttaatacaaagccaaacaatttcttaaaacccgcgcCAGGTCAAATTGGGACAaactttgggggacggagggagtagtacgaTATAAAGGGCATTATTCAACTAACATGGAAACATATCTCGACAAGCTAATAGATTGAAATAGTAACTCGCTAACACCAAAACCCTCAAACATGGAACATAACAAGAATTTGTTGCCACTGCCTCCCTGCCATTAACCTATTCACTAAGTCATAACTAGCACCTAGATAGTCCAAATCCCATCAGGCACCCgaagaaataatatcatatcaAGCAAAGACCGGAAATACATATCGCAATTTGCAACTCGATAAGCAGAAACTTCGTCAACTCCAAGGTACCtctataaaatactactactataacaATTTAACAAATCCTAAATATGGTTCCTCAGGTTTCCCATAAAAATCTCTCATCAATAATATGCGCAACACTAGATATAAAGACAAACCATGGCCCTGATTCCAATCCAGTCCAACGAAATAATCTAAAATTCGATCAAAACAGCAAACCAATTCACCAGCTGCGCTGGTTTCACTCCACCAACAACATACCAATTCAAACCAGGGCGTAGGTTTCCTTCTAACGCGTATGAAGCTAGGTCTAGCTAGAAAACCAATCGCAGATCTCAGAACATAATCTCAAAACAATCTGAATCCAAATCGTAATTTCCCTTCGGAACATAACAATCACCCTCAATTACAACCAGAAAAACGCATAAACACGGATAAGATGTTCATAACAATTCAAATAAAAGGTAAAATAAATAAGCAAAGAAAAAGGATAATACCTGTGGCGCAAACGGCATTACCTACGGAGAAGAAACCCGGAGATgccactctttctctctctaaaatccCCCAAAAAAATTTACTATTACGATTTTTTGGGGGGTTGCGTAGCGGCAGcgctatatatatttattgcaGCGGCGGTGATAATAATACAGAAATGATGAGGATATACATACGTCTAAGAGcctgggacggatgtcccgacggacatcccaatggacttcccaaaaacatctCTTGTCACGTAAGTACCTCTCACTACATTGTCACgttataaggacatcccactacacaatgTTGGACATCCCAAGGACATCCCTACGGAAattcacaataataaaaattgacaaatttaccaaattaaacaatttacagaattaaaatttcgacacgaatacagAGAAAAtgcaatgataaaaaaaattaaaaatcgggacgtccgtcgagaacccgcaatagcggacgtcatCCGCGGGACTCCGATGTCCGCAAgcgacgtccgcgtccgccggtcgctcgcctaatggcggacggccGGCACGCCGGTGCGACAtccgccgggacgtccgccgcTGCGGAAGCtctaagggcatccacagtggtacgaatgtcccggcggacatccccgcagacatcccaaaacacctcctgccacgctATAAGGATATCCCGAcagacttcccacaataataaaaattcacaaattcaccaaattaaacaatttacggaattaaaatttcgacacaaatacggagaaattacaaccactttatttttaaaaaaaatacatagtacaaaaaaaacatacataattattaaaaaaaaatacatagttataAAAAAAACCGATGTCTCACTCCTAGGATTCCCCGCCGCCAGTACCCTCATCGTCCTCGCCGTTAGTCCCCTCATCGCCACTCTCCACCATGTTTCCCAaacccaaatcgcgccgcatactgttgatgatatccttCAGCGACGACCTGTAATGGCGATCGGTCGATGTccgccattcaaccattgcacgtaacaggATTTCATGTTGCGCGACGCGAgcgagtgaggggagctcgggatcgttttgggtaggagctgccgattgggcctcggcggacCTGCTGGCGCTTCCACTCGCCATTCGCGCCGCGGACTTTTGCCCCACCGGGCGACGGCGGGCCGACGATGAaggtgtcgggaactctgcctcggtgAGGGGGAAttcgtgggaaccagcactgctactgcgccaccacatcctgtcgatatGTTGGTTAACCCTGAtatatggatcctccactatactgatccacgccttcgcaagcgcgatgcactcctctgtgctccagacggtcctctttttcccgctggatccctccccccCTCAGCGGCCACCGCCTCACCATCGTACCCCGCCGTAGGCGAGGTAGTGCCCCGTCCCATGCCTCTCCTTCTCTCTGTCGTCGTTGGTGCGTctgtgggagaatcccggatagccccaactcctccatcGAGAACGTCTCGATGTCAGTGAACTGAGTCTAGAGAGGAGTACTCGAGGGGTTGTCCGTagacagtaaatccatataggagcgatagacattgtccaccggtgattggGGACCCCCTGCATACTCTCCCCCTCCCCCCCGCAACGACAGGCAcgccctgcatcatccccggcattccgtgcatcatccccggcattggggtcattccggcactcaccccgggcatttggggcatcatcccatagCAAggtgggtacatgttgtagtacccgggcatcatccccgcaaTTCCGGACATCGTGGCGGACATTGGGGTACTTCCGCCAACGGAAAAGATCGGTCCCTatgactcgctcgtggccgggaaacactatcgtggtgctccatttattttcgaaagaaaagtatttaga is a window encoding:
- the LOC121772320 gene encoding cyclin-dependent kinase F-4-like, which translates into the protein MERFSIIKEVGNGSFGSVWRALSKQSGEVVAIKKMKKKYYSWEECINLREVKSLKKMNHPNIVKLKEVIRENDVLYFVFEYMEFNLYQLMKDRSKLFSEVEVRNWCFQVFQGLASVHQRGFFHRDLKPENLLVSKDVIKVADFGLAREINSLPPFTDYVSTRWYRAPEVLLRSSVYGPPVDMWAMGAIMAELFTLRPLFPGTSEADEIYKICSVIGSPTYNEWAEGLRLASTINYQFPQVAGVDLSTLIPGVSGDAVNLISSLCSWDPCKRPTAMEALQHPFFQSCFYVPPSLRSKTALVKTPPVETSGVLEQSSRKNPGRLSNPKSMKNVNFTKSKASLSPSVQRKLDLNDQDNTRNGKSQPSNVKQQPKYRPPGMNGQPSMLGKTRRVSDVAEKFSNMTVSSNRAIAKGSVGQPMKSGGWHGQSDMFSRRSQEFLPGRSYSKKVAG